A stretch of Xylanibacillus composti DNA encodes these proteins:
- a CDS encoding phage tail assembly chaperone → MTEVHQETLLRKLLDTEMRPEKKLWMKRFDAEFHIQALDGKTINRIREQASYPTRNGKQVDEEKFGALLIEKACLVPDWTDKALLDAFGPTPTDVIQKRLLAGEIVRLTGDILQLSGFGDEEEAVEEAKN, encoded by the coding sequence ATGACGGAAGTCCATCAAGAGACATTGTTGCGCAAGCTGCTTGATACCGAGATGAGGCCAGAGAAGAAATTATGGATGAAACGGTTCGATGCCGAATTTCACATTCAGGCGCTGGACGGCAAGACGATTAACCGTATTCGGGAACAGGCTTCCTATCCGACCCGAAACGGGAAGCAGGTAGATGAAGAGAAGTTCGGCGCACTGTTAATTGAGAAGGCTTGCCTGGTGCCTGATTGGACCGATAAGGCCTTGCTCGACGCATTCGGGCCCACCCCGACCGATGTCATTCAGAAACGGCTCTTAGCCGGCGAGATTGTGAGGCTGACGGGAGATATCCTGCAGCTGTCCGGGTTCGGCGACGAGGAGGAAGCGGTAGAAGAAGCAAAAAACTGA
- a CDS encoding DUF2577 family protein — protein METLEGNPYSRWVQLIRQQSGKPQDRFLLGTVTAPPPGMRVQPDHIRWELDAEDLYIAADWLEHERTVRMEGMGADMHMEIRSPWKTGDRVLLLSMNGDQQFMVICKVVKAR, from the coding sequence ATGGAGACGCTTGAGGGGAATCCCTACAGCAGGTGGGTGCAGCTGATCCGGCAGCAAAGCGGCAAGCCGCAGGATCGTTTTCTGCTGGGCACCGTGACAGCTCCGCCTCCAGGCATGCGGGTCCAACCGGACCATATCCGTTGGGAGCTCGATGCGGAGGACTTGTACATTGCCGCGGACTGGCTGGAGCATGAGCGCACGGTTCGCATGGAGGGAATGGGGGCGGACATGCACATGGAGATACGCTCCCCGTGGAAGACCGGCGATCGTGTCCTGCTGTTGTCCATGAACGGGGATCAGCAGTTTATGGTGATATGCAAGGTGGTGAAGGCACGATGA
- a CDS encoding phage tail tube protein, producing MLESSRVIKGEFGSVWKDGQWLTNFHTAEASAEITYEEIKRSGTRAIGNKAGTIKYSGTITGYKITSELAQSVAQITDDKQGAFVCDLILKLADPEAYGHERVRLKGVQFTKIDIMKFEHGAVIEQEWPFVFDGFEYLDAISA from the coding sequence ATGCTGGAATCTAGTCGTGTAATCAAAGGCGAGTTCGGCTCTGTCTGGAAGGATGGCCAATGGCTGACGAACTTCCATACCGCTGAAGCGTCTGCGGAAATTACTTATGAGGAAATCAAGCGGTCGGGAACGCGGGCCATCGGGAACAAAGCCGGCACCATTAAATACTCCGGTACAATTACGGGATACAAGATTACCTCGGAGCTTGCCCAAAGCGTGGCGCAAATTACAGATGACAAGCAAGGCGCGTTCGTCTGTGATTTGATCTTGAAGCTCGCTGATCCGGAAGCATACGGACATGAGCGTGTCCGGCTGAAGGGCGTACAGTTCACCAAGATCGATATCATGAAATTCGAGCACGGCGCTGTGATTGAGCAGGAATGGCCGTTTGTGTTCGACGGATTTGAATACTTGGACGCCATCAGCGCGTAA
- a CDS encoding YmfQ family protein, translating into MRNLRQAMSDYMPPYYREVREAEQLLDREAAELNGLNAAIRDVLNQLFVDTATWGLAHWERICGIPVDVAKPRNQRRSVIKSKLRGVGTVTVSLVKAVAEAYDNGEVDVTEDPANFSVTITFISNHGVPENLDDIRRALREIVPAHLAIHFEFTFMTYEALDSYSLTWADVDAKELTWADWETYKQ; encoded by the coding sequence ATGCGTAACCTCAGACAGGCGATGAGCGACTATATGCCCCCTTATTACAGGGAGGTGCGTGAGGCGGAACAACTGCTGGACCGAGAGGCTGCGGAATTGAACGGGCTGAATGCAGCGATCCGTGACGTACTGAACCAGCTGTTCGTGGACACGGCCACCTGGGGCTTGGCGCATTGGGAACGGATATGCGGCATCCCTGTTGATGTAGCGAAGCCGCGGAATCAGCGCCGCTCCGTCATCAAGTCAAAGCTGCGCGGGGTAGGAACCGTGACGGTCTCGCTTGTGAAGGCAGTGGCCGAGGCCTATGACAACGGTGAGGTGGATGTGACGGAAGATCCGGCCAACTTCTCGGTGACGATCACCTTCATCAGCAACCATGGTGTTCCCGAGAATCTGGACGATATTCGCAGAGCGCTTCGGGAGATTGTGCCTGCTCATTTGGCGATTCACTTCGAATTTACGTTCATGACCTACGAGGCTCTGGACTCGTACTCACTCACTTGGGCGGACGTAGATGCGAAGGAACTCACCTGGGCAGATTGGGAAACGTACAAACAGTAA
- a CDS encoding XkdQ/YqbQ family protein, translating to MKGAEVIWNEQREIAALITGMTWSGDIVQAPRRLEFNLRNTTNGENRALPLAEGDTIRWLQDGQEQFRGILFSSSRNGRAEESWVAYDESIYLTRNTDSRRIRRQTATQFIRELCADFHLQTGELDDTGYVIPDLKMANQSLWNMMVMALTETAKQNQQRFHLQSREGKLHLVNRSRNVLQWMLRSGSTLLDISATRSIEEMSTRVKVVASDRDRNPVEAVREDAALVARYGLMQHLESVDPEMTRSEMDQLARSLLAAVGKVQQQTEVEAIGNLDVLAGKLIYVKDALTETDGAFYVSSDSHTIGPTGHRMRLTLSFTDDLPSMEADQAG from the coding sequence ATGAAGGGAGCGGAAGTGATTTGGAACGAGCAGCGCGAGATTGCGGCGCTCATCACCGGCATGACGTGGTCGGGCGATATTGTGCAAGCGCCCCGCAGGCTAGAATTCAATCTGCGCAATACCACGAATGGCGAAAACCGGGCGCTGCCGCTGGCAGAGGGCGACACCATCCGCTGGCTGCAGGATGGGCAAGAGCAGTTTCGCGGGATCTTGTTCAGCTCGTCGCGCAACGGCAGGGCGGAGGAGTCGTGGGTTGCCTATGACGAGAGTATTTATTTGACTCGCAATACAGATTCGCGAAGAATTCGACGCCAGACGGCGACTCAATTTATACGCGAGCTGTGTGCGGATTTTCACTTGCAGACTGGCGAGTTGGACGATACGGGCTATGTGATACCGGATTTGAAGATGGCGAATCAGTCGCTTTGGAACATGATGGTGATGGCCTTGACGGAGACGGCCAAGCAGAATCAGCAGCGCTTCCACCTGCAGTCTCGCGAGGGCAAGCTGCATCTCGTCAATCGCAGCCGTAACGTACTGCAATGGATGCTCCGCAGCGGGTCCACACTGCTCGATATATCTGCAACTCGCTCGATTGAGGAGATGAGCACCCGCGTGAAGGTCGTCGCCTCGGATCGGGATCGCAATCCGGTTGAGGCTGTTCGGGAGGATGCGGCGCTAGTGGCTCGCTATGGCTTGATGCAGCATCTGGAAAGCGTCGATCCAGAAATGACGCGATCCGAGATGGATCAGCTGGCCCGCAGTTTGCTGGCTGCCGTGGGCAAAGTTCAGCAGCAGACAGAGGTGGAGGCCATCGGAAATCTGGACGTTCTTGCAGGCAAGCTCATCTATGTGAAGGATGCTTTAACCGAAACCGATGGAGCATTCTACGTTTCCTCTGACTCGCACACGATTGGTCCGACGGGGCATCGCATGAGACTGACACTGTCCTTCACCGATGATTTGCCGTCGATGGAAGCGGATCAAGCAGGATAA
- a CDS encoding DUF2634 domain-containing protein produces MSLVPSQLQNVPAAWRNPDKQPSRTYRLDIDGGRLAGTIDGRTAVQQFVRKTLATARGRYPIYDDRYGSEIEALMGRSGDLAWLKSEIPRLLEEALLQDDRITAIEVTGLRLEDDGLWVDVHVTTTEGSVTEEVRVRDGV; encoded by the coding sequence ATGAGTTTAGTTCCTAGTCAACTGCAGAACGTACCCGCTGCCTGGCGTAACCCGGACAAGCAGCCGAGCAGAACGTACAGGTTGGACATAGACGGAGGGCGTTTGGCCGGTACAATTGACGGACGGACGGCTGTCCAGCAATTCGTTCGCAAGACGTTGGCAACTGCTCGAGGACGCTATCCGATCTATGATGACCGCTATGGCAGCGAGATCGAAGCGTTAATGGGACGCAGCGGGGATCTGGCTTGGCTCAAGAGTGAAATCCCTCGGTTGCTGGAAGAGGCGCTGCTGCAGGATGACCGTATAACAGCTATTGAAGTAACCGGGCTTCGCCTGGAGGACGATGGTCTATGGGTGGACGTACACGTAACAACTACGGAAGGCAGCGTGACGGAGGAGGTGAGGGTGCGAGATGGCGTATGA
- a CDS encoding BhlA/UviB family holin-like peptide, with protein sequence MPEGIDMIDYFALYGPFAVLFVFLFWWTLRTYNNREELYRQEIAEIRKESEDRSKRHYEVLSKFAKKYDIVIEKLDELQSQLAKKG encoded by the coding sequence ATGCCTGAAGGTATCGATATGATAGACTACTTCGCGTTATACGGGCCGTTCGCGGTTCTTTTCGTTTTCTTGTTTTGGTGGACGCTCAGAACGTATAACAACCGTGAGGAACTATACCGCCAAGAAATCGCAGAAATACGGAAAGAGTCTGAGGATCGGTCCAAGCGCCACTACGAAGTCTTATCGAAGTTCGCCAAGAAATACGACATTGTCATCGAAAAATTGGACGAGTTGCAGTCACAGCTTGCAAAAAAGGGGTGA
- a CDS encoding phage tail protein, with product MAEQIGQAAKGLNQIVGSMASVVKKLDQASSMLSKSAKLQENAVKSMERTFKTQQAATKSAQQSAATQRAAANALDRASKAQQKAMKNGQQGASSRVMRSLNRTITNLIPVLQLVEKALRDVASACKKSTSSGSSGGKGSSSAKSGVAGTISAIAGGIGKGLSKTGNLLKGLPLIGTALKSLPKLGNMLKGLPLINSTLQGMSKIGNAMKGAFGKVGSAGKMVGGVLKGTFGIMGSLALGVMKLVEDAKLLQRTIGAAAASEYEQVTLSARFEGDQQKADEFYSYLEDRAAASVFKKDQFVGISGVLASISNDMSALEQMTNLSERMGAANPEVGLKGAADALRHLAEGDASSLARALQVPQDVLDPIVKAPLEEQLKKIDEIMGGKGWDNSFLERLEGTTTAQFDAIKERASLAFKDMGVQALDHLKPILNQINAWMSSDAMKAVIEFGSNTLSGLATGLSQAFAFLSAKGGSFMQMFQSMMQWLQPVLQGLQNGMMSVVGAIQPKWDQFVEALQATISNLQPVFDMLGNYFRTIGELIATILPTVMDIFNKVFPILSDMVGQLSNAISWLVENIVIPLLPLLGTILEAVWSIVEPILDGLYKSFNWVSEIISQFVDMIKRVKIPDWVTDIGKWFAIGDGKTGALPKINGSHASGLAYVPYDGYVAELHKGERVLTAAENRNYSHSNQRSLQLGKLADTIVVREEADIDRIANAIAGRVMEAGALV from the coding sequence ATGGCTGAACAGATAGGGCAAGCGGCTAAAGGCTTAAATCAGATCGTGGGCAGCATGGCTTCGGTGGTCAAGAAGCTGGATCAAGCTTCCTCCATGCTGAGCAAATCAGCGAAATTGCAGGAAAATGCGGTCAAATCGATGGAGCGAACTTTCAAAACCCAGCAGGCAGCAACGAAGAGCGCGCAGCAATCGGCTGCTACCCAGCGCGCGGCTGCGAACGCGCTCGACCGAGCGAGCAAAGCACAGCAGAAGGCTATGAAGAACGGACAACAAGGCGCTTCCTCCAGGGTGATGCGTTCTTTAAACAGGACGATCACAAATCTGATCCCTGTATTGCAGTTAGTAGAAAAGGCGCTACGCGACGTCGCCAGTGCGTGCAAGAAAAGCACATCATCGGGATCATCTGGCGGGAAAGGTTCATCCTCTGCCAAATCGGGTGTGGCGGGGACGATCTCCGCTATTGCAGGAGGCATTGGGAAAGGCTTGTCCAAAACGGGGAATCTGCTGAAAGGCCTTCCTCTCATCGGAACGGCATTGAAAAGCCTTCCCAAGCTTGGCAATATGCTGAAAGGCCTTCCTCTCATCAACAGCACCTTGCAAGGCATGTCCAAGATCGGCAATGCCATGAAAGGCGCCTTTGGGAAAGTCGGCTCCGCCGGGAAGATGGTCGGCGGCGTGCTCAAGGGCACATTCGGCATCATGGGTTCCTTGGCGTTGGGAGTCATGAAACTTGTGGAGGATGCGAAGCTGCTGCAACGAACGATTGGAGCTGCCGCCGCCAGCGAGTATGAGCAAGTTACCTTATCTGCGAGATTTGAGGGAGATCAGCAGAAAGCGGATGAATTTTACAGCTACTTAGAAGATCGGGCAGCCGCTTCGGTTTTCAAAAAAGATCAATTCGTTGGAATATCCGGCGTCTTGGCTTCCATTAGCAACGATATGTCGGCGTTGGAGCAAATGACCAATCTAAGTGAGCGGATGGGAGCGGCCAACCCCGAGGTCGGCTTGAAAGGAGCGGCCGATGCGCTTAGACATCTTGCCGAAGGGGATGCAAGCAGTCTCGCCAGGGCCTTGCAAGTGCCGCAGGATGTGCTGGACCCGATTGTTAAAGCGCCGCTGGAAGAGCAACTGAAGAAGATTGACGAGATTATGGGCGGGAAAGGCTGGGACAACAGCTTCCTGGAACGGCTGGAAGGCACTACTACCGCTCAATTTGACGCGATTAAGGAGAGAGCTTCCTTGGCTTTCAAGGACATGGGGGTGCAGGCTCTGGATCACTTGAAGCCGATCCTGAACCAAATCAACGCATGGATGTCCAGCGATGCGATGAAGGCCGTTATTGAATTTGGCTCGAATACCTTGTCCGGCTTAGCAACTGGTTTATCTCAAGCGTTCGCTTTCCTTAGCGCGAAGGGCGGAAGCTTCATGCAGATGTTTCAATCGATGATGCAATGGCTGCAGCCAGTACTGCAAGGATTGCAGAACGGAATGATGTCTGTAGTAGGGGCTATTCAACCGAAGTGGGATCAGTTCGTCGAAGCCCTTCAAGCAACTATTAGCAATCTTCAGCCTGTGTTTGATATGTTGGGCAACTATTTCCGGACAATTGGCGAATTAATCGCTACCATTTTGCCTACAGTCATGGATATTTTCAACAAAGTGTTCCCAATACTGTCCGATATGGTGGGACAGCTTTCCAATGCGATCAGCTGGCTGGTGGAGAATATTGTCATCCCGTTGCTCCCGTTGTTGGGGACGATCTTGGAAGCCGTGTGGAGTATCGTCGAGCCGATATTGGATGGGCTTTACAAATCGTTTAATTGGGTTTCGGAAATAATCAGCCAGTTTGTAGACATGATCAAAAGGGTGAAGATCCCTGATTGGGTTACGGATATAGGCAAATGGTTTGCAATCGGTGACGGGAAGACGGGTGCCCTCCCTAAAATTAACGGCTCCCATGCGTCCGGCTTGGCTTATGTCCCATACGACGGGTATGTGGCAGAGTTGCACAAGGGGGAGCGGGTTTTGACGGCTGCGGAGAACCGCAATTATTCACATTCGAATCAACGTTCGCTGCAGCTCGGCAAGCTGGCGGATACCATCGTGGTACGGGAAGAAGCAGATATTGACCGGATCGCGAACGCGATTGCCGGACGAGTAATGGAAGCCGGGGCGCTTGTGTAG
- a CDS encoding LysM peptidoglycan-binding domain-containing protein translates to MPSELKYWLSFNNGAEIIQLPVNPETISVSAQHAFEDFDVLQLGERTVIGERKLREISFASFFPRDYHPSYCEYQPVPDPWSLVRQIEKWQASGRPMRFQVAVADTEQLGGPKLNVAATIRSFQYREVSGHPGDVFYDLTLKEYVFPTIREEVLPEQRSRAPEEQESARVYVVKAQDSLWLIAKRMLGNGDRWRELYDANRQVIGPNPNLIHPGQVLEVPAG, encoded by the coding sequence ATGCCGTCAGAGCTGAAATATTGGCTGAGCTTCAATAATGGAGCGGAGATCATTCAGCTTCCAGTCAATCCCGAGACAATCTCGGTGTCTGCGCAGCATGCCTTTGAGGATTTCGACGTGCTGCAACTGGGCGAGCGCACTGTAATTGGCGAGCGTAAGCTGCGTGAAATCTCGTTTGCTTCATTTTTCCCTAGGGATTATCATCCGTCGTATTGCGAGTATCAGCCAGTGCCGGACCCCTGGTCGCTCGTGCGGCAGATTGAGAAGTGGCAGGCATCCGGCCGTCCGATGCGCTTTCAAGTGGCCGTTGCCGATACAGAGCAGTTGGGAGGTCCCAAGCTGAACGTCGCAGCGACGATTCGGTCATTTCAATATAGGGAAGTAAGCGGTCACCCGGGGGATGTGTTTTACGATTTAACCTTGAAGGAATATGTTTTTCCCACGATCCGGGAAGAAGTCTTGCCAGAGCAGCGCAGCCGAGCTCCTGAGGAACAAGAGAGCGCCCGCGTGTATGTAGTCAAAGCGCAGGACTCGCTTTGGCTCATTGCCAAGCGCATGTTAGGAAACGGCGACCGCTGGCGGGAATTGTATGACGCGAACCGGCAAGTGATTGGTCCGAACCCGAATCTCATTCATCCGGGCCAGGTGCTGGAGGTGCCGGCAGGATGA
- a CDS encoding N-acetylmuramoyl-L-alanine amidase gives MAVANNQQGRRLKIAIDAGHGPDTPGKRTPDGAMREFQFNQAVARYLREALAKYEAVETKFTHADDGSRDVPLKERTDAANAWGADAFVSIHANAFGDGSWNAVMGIETYVYTTRPKDSVELATAVHQSLIRQTGRPDRGVKAANFHVLRETAMTAILVECEFMTCKESAALLQQDSYRRLCAKAIADGLASRYSLQPRQPQQPSSSQASTAPLYRVQVGAFRYKTNAERLAQQLREQGYDAYLKEESHV, from the coding sequence ATGGCTGTCGCAAACAATCAACAAGGCCGCCGCTTGAAAATCGCAATAGACGCCGGACACGGGCCGGATACGCCGGGGAAGCGAACGCCGGATGGCGCGATGCGGGAATTTCAATTTAACCAGGCGGTGGCTCGGTATTTGAGAGAGGCACTGGCGAAGTACGAAGCGGTGGAGACGAAGTTCACCCATGCCGATGACGGCAGCCGCGATGTGCCGCTGAAGGAGCGTACGGATGCCGCCAACGCTTGGGGGGCGGACGCCTTTGTCTCGATTCATGCGAATGCTTTCGGCGATGGATCGTGGAACGCAGTCATGGGAATTGAAACCTATGTGTACACCACGCGTCCCAAGGATTCGGTAGAGCTGGCAACGGCGGTGCATCAGTCGCTGATTCGTCAGACCGGCCGCCCGGATCGCGGGGTCAAGGCGGCGAACTTCCATGTGCTGCGGGAGACGGCGATGACGGCCATTCTCGTGGAATGCGAGTTTATGACCTGCAAGGAATCGGCCGCATTGCTGCAGCAGGACAGTTATAGGCGCTTATGCGCCAAGGCGATTGCAGATGGGTTGGCAAGCAGGTACAGCTTGCAGCCTCGTCAGCCGCAGCAGCCCTCTTCTTCTCAGGCGTCGACCGCACCTCTATACCGGGTGCAGGTCGGCGCTTTTCGTTACAAAACAAACGCAGAACGGCTCGCGCAGCAATTGCGGGAGCAAGGATACGACGCATACTTAAAGGAGGAATCACACGTATGA
- a CDS encoding baseplate J/gp47 family protein has product MAYEHQTKQAILQRMLDASPEDIDKRQGSVTHDLLSPAAIELALTYVELDQVLQAGFADTSYGEYLDKRCGELGIYRKQAVKAVGSVAFSGPSGTSIPKGTELATAGPESVSFVTKEAGMIPGESAGTVVLAAEAVAGGASGNVRAGAISLIRGNLAGILTVTNEAAFDGGTDRESDAAYLQRYLDRVRKPSTSGNAHHYEQWAKEVPGIAAVKVFPQWNGPLTVKVVVLDDARTAPPVSKVEEVAAYIESVRPIGAQVTVEAATETPIHVSAGLTLVQGASMSQAQAQIEEGLQAYLKTLAFLDPIVRYAKIANVILEAPAVLDYSDLTVNGGATNIAIDEEHVAVLGTVNLHA; this is encoded by the coding sequence ATGGCGTATGAACATCAGACGAAACAAGCTATTTTACAAAGAATGCTGGACGCTTCGCCAGAGGATATCGACAAGCGGCAGGGATCGGTCACCCATGATTTGCTGTCGCCCGCAGCAATTGAGCTGGCGTTGACCTATGTTGAGCTGGATCAGGTGCTGCAGGCGGGGTTTGCGGATACTTCTTACGGTGAGTATTTAGACAAGCGTTGCGGCGAATTGGGCATATACCGGAAGCAGGCAGTGAAGGCTGTTGGGAGCGTGGCATTTTCGGGGCCGTCCGGCACGTCGATTCCGAAGGGAACCGAGTTGGCAACTGCCGGTCCGGAGTCAGTATCCTTTGTCACGAAGGAAGCAGGGATGATCCCCGGCGAGTCTGCGGGCACGGTCGTGCTTGCAGCAGAAGCTGTCGCTGGAGGGGCATCGGGCAATGTCAGAGCCGGGGCAATCAGCTTGATTCGCGGCAATTTGGCAGGCATCTTGACGGTAACGAATGAGGCGGCTTTCGACGGAGGAACCGACCGGGAGTCCGATGCTGCCTATTTGCAACGGTATCTGGACCGGGTACGGAAACCATCGACCAGTGGCAATGCCCACCATTACGAGCAATGGGCGAAGGAAGTGCCCGGCATTGCGGCGGTCAAGGTGTTCCCGCAGTGGAACGGTCCGCTTACTGTGAAGGTGGTGGTGTTGGACGATGCGCGGACAGCTCCGCCAGTTTCCAAGGTAGAGGAAGTTGCCGCCTATATTGAATCGGTACGTCCGATTGGCGCACAGGTGACCGTAGAGGCTGCGACGGAAACGCCGATCCATGTATCGGCTGGATTGACGCTTGTCCAAGGGGCCTCGATGTCCCAGGCGCAAGCGCAAATAGAGGAGGGGCTTCAAGCTTATTTGAAAACCTTGGCTTTCCTGGATCCGATTGTCCGCTATGCGAAGATCGCCAATGTCATTCTCGAAGCGCCGGCTGTGCTCGACTACAGCGATCTGACGGTGAATGGCGGCGCTACGAACATCGCGATTGACGAAGAGCATGTCGCCGTGCTGGGGACGGTGAATCTGCATGCGTAA